In Rhinoraja longicauda isolate Sanriku21f chromosome 13, sRhiLon1.1, whole genome shotgun sequence, one genomic interval encodes:
- the LOC144599113 gene encoding uncharacterized protein LOC144599113, whose product MSAVGRCNSQAGFNIPDVPCLLGAPEAGPDVVQLLKGHTLFQDLGGAHLHSIPPTVLRLQYLEELHLEGNEIEEIPPEIGLLQRLRVLYLNNNKLSCICDQLVNCQKLQSLDLSDNPLDCGIPTNILCHLHTLQELRLANLNLVQLPAQICRKLHHLQLLGLSGNCLTSLPWEIRNLTELQQLHLNNNQLCSLPPGFCLLPKLEVLNLRHNLLNLLPDDINSLKNLKHLYLSDNQLSNLPDSLGECLNICALDISGNKLHRNLTSFPANLVELALSDNQLHVFPTAVCNLEDRLQLLYLKNTQLKKLSCCFSNLTNIHLLDLSENPLRYFPLQICDLDKLEILSLDDSKLKEVAPEIKDLTNLKILGLTGNRFRTFPQEICFINSLEKLYLGQDHGMKLTHVPQEISQLVNLKELYLENNEIEHLPSTIGTLQNLTVLDCHDNRLLEIPHSISDIHGLQKLLLNCNRISQIPANLDQLQKLEILSLDRNPLEKPLDEICLQGVSVVFQYLQMKRTQNLKATKLQAWWRGLMVRKEMGPFQNLFPKKDKKGKKDKKKNTNKGKKK is encoded by the exons ATGTCGGCAGTGGGACGGTGCAATAGTCAGGCAGGATTCAATATTCCAGATGTTCCATGTTTATTGGGTGCCCCTGAAGCGGGCCCAGATGTTGTGCAGTTGCTGAAGGGCCACACATTGTTTCAGGATCTGGGTGGCGCACACCTGCACTCTATTCCGCCTACGGTCCTGCGTCTGCAGTACCTGGAGGAGTTGCACCTGGAGGGCAATGAGATCGAGGAGATCCCACCTGAGATTGGTTTGCTGCAGAGACTCCGGGTTTTGTACCTGAACAACAACAAACTGAGTTGCATTTGTGATCAGCTTGTGAACTGCCAAAAGCTCCAGAGTTTGGATCTGAGTGACAATCCACTGGATTGTGGAATCCCCACAAACATCTTGTGCCATCTGCATACCTTGCAGGAACTACGCCTGGCCAATCTGAACTTAGTGCAGCTTCCAGCCCAGATCTGCAGAAAGCTGCATCACCTTCAGCTGCTGGGGTTATCAGGCAATTGTCTGACATCCTTACCCTGGGAAATCAGGAACCTGACCGAACTGCAACAACTCCACCTGAACAACAACCAACTATGCAGCTTGCCACCAGGATTTTGCCTCCTGCCAAAGCTGGAAGTTTTGAATTTGAGGCACAATTTATTGAATTTGCTTCCTGACGATATCAATTCTCTAAAAAACTTAAAGCATTTATACTTAAGTGATAACCAGTTGAGCAACCTTCCCGATTCCCTGGGAGAATGTCTAAATATCTGTGCATTAGATATTAGCGGAAATAAGCTGCATCGCAATCTCACTTCATTCCCCGCCAATTTGGTTGAACTAGCTCTCTCTGATAATCAGTTACATGTTTTTCCAACAGCTGTGTGCAACTTGGAAGATCGTTTACAACTCCTCTATCTAAAAAACACACAGTTAAAGAAACTAAGCTGTTGCTTCTCCAATTTAACAAATATTCACCTGTTGGACCTGAGTGAAAATCCTCTGAGGTACTTTCCATTGCAAATCTGTGACCTGGACAAGTTGGAGATACTGTCACTGGATGACAGTAAACTAAAAGAG gtggctccagaaataaaGGACCTGACGAATTTGAAGATTCTCGGTCTGACTGGAAACAGGTTCCGAACCTTTCCTCAGGAGATTTGCTTCATTAATTCTCTGGAGAAATTATACTTGGGACAAGATCATGGGATGAAATTGACCCATGTTCCTCAGGAGATCTCCCAACTTGTG AACCTGAAGGAATTGTATCTCGAGAACAATGAGATTGAGCACTTGCCATCAACTATTGGGACTCTGCAGAACCTGACCGTGCTGGACTGCCATGACAACCGTCTGCTCGAGATCCCCCACTCAATATCAGACATACACG GATTACAGAAACTTCTACTGAACTGTAATCGAATATCACAAATCCCAGCAAACTTGGATCAATTGCAAAAACTGGAAATTCTATCCCTGGACAGAAACCCATTGGAGAAGCCATTAGACGAAATTTGCCTTCAGGGAGTTTCTGTCGTATTCCAATACTTACAGATGAAGAGGACCCAAAATCTCAAAGCAACCAAG CTGCAGGCCTGGTGGAGGGGATTAATGGTGCGCAAGGAGATGGGACCTTTTCAAAATCTGTTTCCCAAGAAAGACAAGAAAGGGAAAAAGGACAAGAAGAAGAATACAAACAAAGGAAAGAAAAAGTAA